One window of Cetobacterium somerae genomic DNA carries:
- a CDS encoding ParA family protein, whose amino-acid sequence MLAKILTFKVNKGGIGKTFLTVQTGSGLATAGKKTLIITSDSQNNVLNYTFPFEEKPVFKKGLKHFVKTGDGDLIRLRENLYYIPLEDNKFSSSFIKELPEFIKKISSDYDFILIDSIPTMKLDSIFVKCSDKVIIPYFCDPVTLEGVLNVIDEVGANKIHAIVPNLYRNTETQKKFYNNLKTILKDTRILFPEPIKESSAVESLLAKGKTIWESEQKDIRDVQDIFINIIGTI is encoded by the coding sequence ATGCTAGCAAAAATTTTAACATTTAAAGTTAATAAAGGTGGAATAGGAAAAACTTTTTTAACTGTTCAAACTGGATCTGGATTAGCTACAGCTGGAAAAAAAACATTAATAATAACATCTGATTCACAAAATAATGTTTTAAACTATACATTTCCATTTGAAGAAAAACCTGTATTTAAAAAGGGTTTAAAACATTTTGTAAAAACTGGAGATGGAGATTTAATTAGACTAAGAGAAAATCTATATTATATTCCTCTTGAAGATAATAAGTTTTCTTCAAGTTTTATAAAAGAGCTTCCAGAGTTTATAAAGAAAATTAGCAGTGATTATGACTTTATTTTAATCGATAGTATTCCAACTATGAAACTTGATAGCATTTTTGTTAAATGTTCAGATAAGGTTATAATTCCATATTTTTGTGATCCTGTTACTTTAGAAGGTGTTCTAAATGTAATAGATGAAGTGGGAGCAAATAAAATTCACGCTATTGTACCTAATTTATATAGAAATACAGAAACTCAAAAAAAGTTTTATAATAATTTAAAAACAATTTTGAAAGACACTAGAATATTATTTCCAGAACCAATAAAAGAATCCTCAGCAGTGGAATCACTATTAGCAAAAGGAAAAACTATTTGGGAATCTGAGCAAAAAGATATAAGAGATGTGCAGGATATTTTTATAAATATAATTGGAACAATTTAA
- a CDS encoding ParB/RepB/Spo0J family partition protein, which yields MELNRFFFAEHDNTSNLIFEKNGLENFIYFKDITINLIDNILYSNKTFVNRLDDENLTTKESFQNLLDSIKKIDLLHPIYLLEKNKNNYIIISGWRRFHALKEIYKVDKNKIFFNKAIILKKETPLEILETISINENTKRKDLTLLELSYKFNKLAATKGVTIEECLKQFNIGKSQFYAIKKAIDFHPLIKGTMLETVGAIKADLLNKILEKLLVLYPKNKAQSLLFEYSKKSKDDLKDILKSLDEDTNQNNSFEIKKNSNITILKIKEDLTEEHHLKIKVFFKELFKNR from the coding sequence GTGGAATTAAATAGGTTTTTTTTTGCAGAACACGATAACACTAGTAATTTAATTTTTGAAAAAAATGGGTTAGAAAATTTTATTTATTTTAAAGATATTACAATTAATTTAATTGATAATATCTTATATTCTAATAAGACCTTTGTTAATCGATTAGATGATGAAAACCTTACTACAAAAGAATCTTTTCAAAATTTGTTGGATTCTATAAAAAAAATTGATTTATTGCATCCAATCTATCTTTTAGAAAAAAATAAAAATAATTATATTATCATTAGCGGATGGCGACGATTTCATGCTTTGAAAGAGATTTATAAAGTTGATAAAAATAAAATTTTCTTTAATAAAGCAATTATTTTAAAAAAAGAAACACCTTTAGAGATTTTAGAAACTATTTCAATCAATGAAAATACTAAAAGAAAAGATTTAACACTTCTAGAATTAAGTTATAAATTCAATAAATTAGCCGCTACAAAAGGAGTTACCATAGAAGAGTGTTTAAAACAATTTAACATTGGAAAATCTCAATTTTATGCTATTAAAAAAGCTATTGATTTCCATCCGTTAATAAAAGGAACTATGCTTGAAACAGTAGGTGCTATTAAAGCTGATTTATTAAATAAAATTTTAGAGAAATTACTGGTACTATATCCAAAAAATAAAGCTCAATCTCTACTTTTTGAATATTCAAAAAAAAGTAAAGATGATCTAAAAGATATTTTAAAAAGTTTAGATGAAGATACAAATCAAAATAATAGTTTCGAAATCAAAAAAAATAGTAATATAACTATTCTTAAAATCAAAGAAGATCTCACTGAGGAACATCATCTGAAAATTAAAGTTTTTTTTAAAGAGTTATTTAAAAATAGATAA